From Staphylococcus delphini, one genomic window encodes:
- the crcB gene encoding fluoride efflux transporter CrcB has product MKYILIFLGGCIGALLRWQTSFITIGYHLPIGTFIANLSGAFLMGYLTVRLHQWNTGHPKLKQGLTTGFLGALTTFSTFQLELVTLAQQLDWFTLIIYGLCSYCGGLICCFLGYKLGGVRA; this is encoded by the coding sequence TTGAAGTATATTTTAATCTTTTTAGGTGGCTGCATAGGTGCACTATTGAGATGGCAAACGAGCTTCATAACAATTGGATACCATTTACCGATAGGCACCTTCATTGCAAATTTGTCAGGTGCCTTTTTAATGGGCTATCTCACAGTACGCCTTCATCAATGGAACACAGGCCATCCGAAACTTAAACAAGGGCTCACAACAGGTTTTTTAGGTGCATTAACGACATTTTCCACTTTTCAATTAGAACTTGTCACACTCGCACAGCAGTTAGACTGGTTCACTTTAATCATATATGGATTGTGCAGCTATTGTGGCGGCCTCATCTGTTGTTTTTTAGGCTACAAATTAGGGGGTGTGCGCGCATGA
- the crcB gene encoding fluoride efflux transporter CrcB — protein MNIFLVALGGGIGAVLRALISVTTSRYMNTSFPIATLVVNLIGSFCIGYFNHFTLLSPELKLLIITGLLGGFTTFSTLTLELFQMLHSKMWGRFIGYSTCQYIGCFVLCFIGMQL, from the coding sequence ATGAATATATTTTTAGTGGCATTGGGCGGTGGCATCGGAGCTGTATTACGTGCCCTCATTAGTGTGACCACATCACGTTATATGAACACGTCATTTCCTATCGCGACGTTGGTTGTCAATCTTATCGGTTCGTTTTGTATTGGCTATTTCAATCACTTCACTTTGTTATCACCTGAATTAAAACTGTTGATCATCACAGGTTTACTCGGTGGTTTTACTACATTTTCAACATTAACTTTGGAACTCTTTCAAATGTTGCATTCAAAAATGTGGGGCCGATTCATTGGGTATAGCACATGCCAATATATCGGCTGTTTTGTACTCTGCTTCATCGGCATGCAGTTGTAG
- a CDS encoding transaldolase codes for MADLKVRVFADGADIEQMKKAYQNKEVDGFTTNPSLMAKAGVKDYVEFAKEAVEAIPDASISFEVFGDDMETMEKEAEIIQQFGENIFVKIPVVNTKGESMIPLIKSLSAKGVKLNVTAVYTIEQVKEITEAVTAGVETYVSVFAGRIADTGVDPMPLMKESVEVTHSKEGVQLLWASCRELFNVIQADEIGADIITCPSDVVKKVSNIGRDINELSVDTVQGFAKDIKSSGLSIL; via the coding sequence ATGGCTGATTTAAAAGTACGCGTGTTTGCTGATGGTGCAGACATCGAACAAATGAAGAAAGCATATCAAAATAAAGAGGTAGACGGTTTTACGACAAACCCAAGCTTAATGGCGAAAGCAGGCGTGAAAGATTACGTTGAATTCGCTAAAGAAGCAGTTGAAGCGATTCCTGATGCTTCTATCTCATTCGAAGTGTTCGGCGACGACATGGAAACAATGGAAAAAGAAGCTGAAATCATCCAACAATTCGGTGAAAACATCTTCGTTAAAATCCCTGTTGTGAACACTAAAGGGGAGTCAATGATTCCACTTATCAAAAGCTTATCAGCTAAAGGCGTAAAACTTAACGTTACAGCTGTATACACAATTGAACAAGTTAAAGAAATCACTGAAGCTGTAACTGCTGGTGTTGAAACATATGTATCAGTATTCGCAGGTCGTATTGCTGACACAGGTGTAGACCCAATGCCATTAATGAAAGAATCAGTTGAAGTGACTCACAGCAAGGAAGGCGTGCAACTTTTATGGGCAAGCTGTCGTGAATTATTCAACGTCATCCAAGCTGATGAAATTGGTGCAGATATCATTACTTGTCCTTCAGATGTTGTTAAAAAAGTTTCAAACATCGGTCGTGACATCAATGAATTATCTGTAGACACAGTTCAAGGTTTCGCTAAAGACATCAAATCTTCAGGTCTTAGCATTTTATAA
- a CDS encoding NERD domain-containing protein, translating to MTQFGPMEIGLIAAIVVAALFFILFLVALKSKKKAKETYANQYQTKQDKLTHEHQEELEKVRIDKKKAETRHKEEYETMVSSKNREIDALKLFSKNHSEYVTDMRLLGIRERLVKEKRIRPEDMHIMANIFLPTNDLEDITRVSHLVLTRTGLYVIDSELLKGHVYQGISQQQFSDNPMMEQVFKTLNLSPQSPQTVVLDQSDASHNALSVVDYTNRLAHVEALAVKLQHELDLKYTPTPILYFNPRHEDDVTISNYASQGVTKVLVGPEQLNEFFNRFVFHGRIQYDVNDLQNIMDEIESFN from the coding sequence ATGACACAATTTGGTCCAATGGAAATCGGCCTCATTGCTGCGATTGTTGTAGCAGCATTATTCTTTATTTTGTTCTTAGTGGCATTGAAAAGCAAAAAGAAGGCGAAAGAAACTTATGCGAATCAATATCAAACAAAACAAGATAAATTAACACACGAACATCAAGAAGAACTTGAAAAAGTCCGCATCGACAAGAAAAAAGCTGAAACACGTCATAAAGAAGAATACGAAACAATGGTATCTTCTAAAAACAGAGAAATCGATGCACTGAAACTATTCTCTAAAAATCATAGTGAATACGTGACAGATATGCGTTTACTTGGCATTCGTGAGCGTTTAGTCAAAGAAAAGAGAATCCGTCCAGAAGATATGCATATCATGGCGAATATCTTTTTACCGACGAATGATTTAGAAGACATTACACGTGTCAGTCATCTCGTTTTAACACGCACAGGCCTTTATGTAATTGATTCAGAATTGTTAAAAGGGCATGTTTATCAAGGCATCAGTCAACAGCAGTTTTCTGACAATCCAATGATGGAACAAGTGTTTAAAACGTTGAACTTAAGCCCACAATCGCCGCAAACCGTTGTGTTAGATCAAAGCGACGCATCTCACAATGCATTGTCAGTGGTAGATTACACAAACCGTTTAGCGCATGTGGAAGCGTTAGCTGTGAAGTTACAACACGAGTTGGATTTGAAATATACACCAACACCGATTTTATATTTCAATCCGCGTCATGAAGATGATGTCACAATTTCAAATTATGCGTCACAAGGTGTTACAAAAGTATTGGTAGGTCCGGAACAGTTGAATGAGTTTTTCAATCGCTTTGTGTTCCACGGACGTATTCAGTATGATGTGAACGATTTACAAAATATTATGGACGAAATTGAATCATTTAATTAA
- a CDS encoding aldo/keto reductase yields MKHVTFYNGNQMPQVGLGVFRVENNDTAKEAVKHAIKSGYRSIDTAMIYQNEEKVGEGIREALAETDLTREDLFITSKLWLSDYGRENVAAAYQASLDRLGLDYLDLYLVHWPGLDEDVMIDTWKGMEDLYHDQKVKNIGVSNFNVEHLDKLLATSRIKPVINQVEFHPYLTQKRLRVYLEAQNIHMESWSPLMNAQILEDDTVKQVAAEVGKSPAQVIIRWNVQHGVVTIPKSITPSRIEENLNVFDFELSLGQMEALDGLNEDRRIGPDPLHFDGK; encoded by the coding sequence ATGAAACATGTAACATTTTACAATGGCAATCAAATGCCGCAAGTGGGTTTAGGCGTCTTTCGAGTTGAAAACAATGATACTGCAAAAGAAGCGGTTAAACATGCGATTAAAAGTGGTTACCGTAGTATTGATACTGCGATGATTTACCAAAATGAAGAAAAAGTGGGCGAGGGGATTCGCGAAGCTTTAGCGGAAACGGATTTAACGCGCGAAGATTTGTTTATTACGTCAAAATTATGGTTATCTGATTACGGTCGTGAAAATGTTGCAGCGGCTTATCAGGCTTCATTAGACCGCCTAGGACTCGACTACTTAGATTTGTATTTAGTGCATTGGCCAGGTTTAGATGAAGATGTCATGATTGATACGTGGAAAGGGATGGAAGATCTATATCACGATCAAAAAGTGAAAAATATCGGTGTAAGTAACTTTAATGTAGAACATTTGGATAAGTTATTAGCAACTTCACGGATTAAACCGGTCATTAACCAAGTGGAATTCCACCCATATTTAACGCAAAAACGTTTACGCGTATATTTAGAAGCGCAAAATATCCATATGGAATCTTGGTCACCATTAATGAACGCACAAATTTTAGAAGATGATACTGTGAAGCAAGTGGCTGCTGAAGTCGGTAAGTCACCAGCACAAGTGATTATTCGTTGGAACGTGCAACATGGTGTTGTGACAATTCCGAAGTCAATCACACCAAGTCGTATTGAAGAGAATTTAAACGTATTTGACTTTGAATTATCGCTGGGCCAAATGGAAGCTTTAGATGGATTGAATGAAGATCGTCGCATTGGCCCTGATCCATTACATTTTGATGGAAAGTAA
- a CDS encoding IS110 family transposase gives MNCLGIDVSKSESVVAHYKDEVLVKELVIQNNQNGYRHLENYIKHLDSLFILFESTGIYSRGMKRFCTVHKIDYLEMNPLEAKFKMSSLRSWKTDKSDAHKLALLAFRMKDSKVQRQSEEIYFELRERARFHLEMETNQNRLKVELVETLHQTFPGLEKLFTNRYSKIALNIAKTFPHPDYVSMLSDDELVEKVLHSTDKGISVNKAHKYVQKLIEIKNNTFPNVDKSSFLIKKVQYLCDKLLIAIEEKKVFDQEMIDLAKNTTEFENIISIPGIGELTAALLIGELGDIRNFKTNKQLNAFVGIDIKRYQSGTSKSRDTINKRGNKKARRLLYLIIMNIIRGRNHYQSHIVDYYYKLREQPHGKPHKTAVIASINRLLKTIHYLIVNDKLYDYQKAPH, from the coding sequence ATCAACTGTTTAGGCATTGATGTAAGTAAGTCAGAAAGTGTGGTCGCACATTATAAGGATGAAGTTTTGGTTAAAGAATTGGTCATTCAAAATAATCAAAATGGCTATCGTCATCTTGAAAATTATATCAAGCATCTTGATTCCCTATTTATCCTCTTTGAATCAACAGGTATTTATTCAAGGGGCATGAAACGCTTCTGTACAGTTCACAAAATAGATTACTTAGAAATGAATCCCCTAGAAGCCAAGTTCAAAATGAGTTCATTAAGATCATGGAAAACAGATAAATCAGACGCACATAAACTTGCACTTCTTGCCTTTAGAATGAAAGATTCAAAGGTACAACGTCAGTCCGAAGAGATATACTTTGAACTGAGAGAACGTGCACGCTTTCACTTAGAAATGGAGACGAACCAAAATCGTCTCAAAGTTGAGTTAGTCGAAACACTACATCAAACATTTCCAGGGTTAGAAAAGTTATTTACTAACAGATATTCAAAAATCGCATTAAATATAGCTAAAACATTCCCTCATCCTGATTATGTAAGCATGTTGTCTGATGATGAATTAGTCGAAAAAGTGCTTCATTCAACTGATAAAGGCATTTCAGTTAATAAAGCTCACAAGTATGTCCAAAAATTAATTGAGATCAAGAATAATACTTTTCCGAATGTGGACAAGTCTTCTTTTCTCATAAAAAAAGTCCAATACCTATGTGACAAACTGCTTATTGCGATAGAAGAAAAGAAAGTATTTGATCAGGAAATGATTGATCTAGCAAAAAATACGACTGAGTTTGAAAACATTATTTCAATTCCTGGCATCGGAGAACTCACAGCTGCATTGCTTATTGGGGAGCTTGGTGATATTAGAAATTTTAAAACAAATAAACAATTGAATGCATTTGTAGGTATTGATATTAAACGGTATCAATCAGGAACTTCAAAAAGTAGGGATACGATCAACAAAAGAGGAAATAAAAAAGCAAGACGTTTATTGTACTTAATCATTATGAACATTATTAGGGGAAGAAATCATTATCAAAGCCATATTGTGGATTATTATTACAAATTAAGAGAGCAGCCTCATGGGAAACCCCACAAGACTGCCGTAATAGCGAGTATCAATCGCTTATTAAAGACCATTCACTACTTGATAGTCAATGATAAATTATATGATTATCAGAAAGCACCACACTAA
- a CDS encoding competence protein ComK — MTVTQPQYENILYIKSSESLAHQLVIQHLTHEQQSQLSMKQFIDQLAYQFQRDVRTQQKIASETLRVHQMIPIFLSKSLILCPLQSQRAAIQYYINVTHVIAASSHQQDTRIHFNNNLSLIVPMPLNQFVRKWKDAYLLTALM, encoded by the coding sequence ATGACTGTTACACAACCACAATACGAAAACATACTTTATATTAAATCGTCGGAATCGTTAGCACATCAACTCGTCATTCAACATCTCACACATGAACAACAAAGCCAACTGTCGATGAAACAGTTTATTGATCAACTGGCTTATCAATTTCAAAGAGACGTACGTACACAACAAAAAATTGCGAGCGAAACGTTGAGAGTACATCAAATGATTCCGATATTTTTAAGCAAATCACTGATACTTTGTCCACTCCAATCACAACGCGCAGCCATTCAATATTATATCAATGTCACACATGTCATCGCCGCTTCGTCACATCAACAAGACACACGCATTCATTTTAACAACAACTTGTCACTCATTGTCCCGATGCCTTTAAATCAATTCGTTCGAAAATGGAAAGATGCTTATTTACTCACAGCATTAATGTAA